In one Desulfoferula mesophila genomic region, the following are encoded:
- a CDS encoding MaoC/PaaZ C-terminal domain-containing protein — MPPVDPSLVGLTRGPLTSAYTWQDAALYALAVGAGPEEASLLYEGHPGGMQVLPSFAVVPALRVWPQMPGLVKPLMVHGEQSLVLHRPLPAQARVVLTSRVANIFDKGKGALIEVLVQGALEDGVPLFDTQWKVFYLGGGGFGGEPGPKAVIHAPPEREPDYDLTYRVPPQQAALYRLLGDLNPLHIDPQAAALAGFSRPVLHGLCTYGYACRALVNGPLGGEPDGLREYSARFAGPVFPGDELRVKIWRQGDECRLEAETPNGPVLKNGLAKLA, encoded by the coding sequence ATGCCCCCCGTAGACCCCAGCCTCGTCGGCCTGACCAGGGGGCCGCTAACCAGCGCCTACACCTGGCAGGACGCGGCCCTCTACGCCCTGGCCGTGGGGGCGGGGCCTGAGGAGGCCTCCCTGCTCTACGAGGGCCATCCGGGCGGCATGCAGGTGTTGCCAAGCTTCGCGGTGGTGCCGGCCTTGCGGGTCTGGCCGCAGATGCCGGGGCTGGTAAAGCCGCTGATGGTGCACGGCGAGCAGAGCCTGGTGTTGCACCGGCCCCTGCCCGCCCAGGCCCGGGTGGTGCTCACCAGCCGGGTGGCCAACATCTTCGACAAGGGCAAGGGTGCACTCATCGAGGTGCTGGTGCAGGGAGCCTTGGAAGACGGCGTCCCATTGTTCGACACCCAGTGGAAGGTGTTCTATCTGGGCGGCGGCGGCTTCGGGGGGGAGCCGGGCCCCAAGGCGGTGATCCATGCCCCGCCGGAACGGGAGCCTGATTACGATCTGACCTACCGGGTGCCGCCCCAACAGGCCGCCCTGTACCGCCTGTTGGGGGACCTCAATCCCCTGCACATCGATCCCCAAGCCGCGGCCCTGGCCGGATTTTCGCGCCCGGTGCTGCACGGCCTGTGCACCTACGGCTACGCCTGCCGGGCCCTGGTCAACGGCCCCCTGGGGGGCGAGCCGGACGGTTTGCGGGAGTATTCCGCTCGCTTCGCCGGGCCGGTTTTCCCGGGCGATGAGCTGCGGGTCAAGATTTGGCGGCAGGGGGACGAGTGCCGCCTGGAGGCGGAGACTCCCAATGGCCCGGTGCTTAAAAACGGCCTGGCCAAGCTGGCCTAG
- a CDS encoding sensor domain-containing diguanylate cyclase, translating into MIRLTKKVFFDLAIWMIGLGLAMGVVFPFFMVLMGVPAQMVLTPWFFAACMGAGFVVGTANIGLARGVVGKRLRLLAERMRVVEGNLNHMAAGDGMEDCSPEDCYIAVDSSDEIGESAQAFNNLVGALAEAHQSEGAVSEFSRLLASQMELEALTEQALRQLMGHTRASAGALLVETEGELKMAASHGLRGPADLGQSDHVRAAMRTGQLQRVLLPPELTVEGVLADFKPREVLVEPVMYKSVPIGVIVLATGEAFDEKGLHRLELLRPGLALALNNGLAHERLQRLAALDPLTGIYNRRFGLARLQEEFGRAVRDSSPLGVVMFDLDHFKSVNDTYGHLVGDRVLVHMAKLARSVMREGDVLVRYGGEEFLAILPAASREDCRAVGERLRRLVQESAVRDGEQEIRITVSAGVAATPELTVDSPNDLVSQADQALYEAKDMGRNQVRIA; encoded by the coding sequence ATGATACGCCTTACCAAAAAAGTCTTCTTCGACCTGGCCATCTGGATGATCGGGTTGGGCCTGGCCATGGGCGTGGTCTTTCCATTCTTCATGGTGCTCATGGGGGTGCCCGCCCAGATGGTGCTCACCCCTTGGTTTTTCGCCGCCTGCATGGGTGCTGGCTTCGTGGTCGGAACGGCTAACATAGGCTTGGCTCGCGGCGTGGTGGGGAAGCGGCTTCGCCTGCTGGCCGAACGTATGCGGGTGGTTGAGGGCAACTTGAATCATATGGCAGCCGGCGACGGCATGGAGGACTGCTCCCCTGAGGACTGCTACATCGCCGTAGACTCCAGCGATGAGATCGGCGAGAGCGCCCAGGCCTTCAACAATCTGGTGGGCGCCCTGGCCGAGGCCCACCAGAGCGAGGGAGCGGTGAGCGAGTTCAGTCGGCTGCTGGCCAGCCAAATGGAGTTGGAGGCATTGACCGAACAGGCCCTGCGGCAGCTCATGGGTCACACCCGGGCCAGCGCCGGGGCCCTGTTGGTGGAAACAGAGGGTGAACTCAAGATGGCGGCCTCCCATGGCCTGCGGGGCCCTGCCGATTTGGGACAGAGCGACCATGTGCGCGCTGCCATGCGAACCGGCCAGCTACAGCGGGTACTGTTGCCCCCGGAGTTGACCGTGGAGGGAGTGCTGGCCGACTTCAAGCCCCGCGAGGTGCTGGTGGAGCCGGTGATGTACAAATCGGTGCCCATTGGAGTCATCGTATTGGCCACGGGTGAGGCCTTCGACGAAAAGGGCCTGCACCGCCTGGAACTGCTGCGCCCAGGGCTGGCTCTGGCCCTAAACAACGGCTTGGCCCACGAACGTTTGCAGCGCCTGGCCGCCTTGGATCCCCTCACCGGAATCTATAATCGCCGCTTCGGCCTGGCCCGCTTGCAGGAGGAGTTCGGCCGGGCGGTGCGCGACAGCTCCCCCCTGGGGGTGGTTATGTTCGACCTGGACCATTTCAAGAGCGTCAACGACACGTACGGCCACCTGGTGGGCGACCGTGTGTTGGTCCACATGGCCAAGTTGGCCCGCTCGGTCATGCGCGAGGGCGACGTGTTGGTCCGCTACGGCGGCGAGGAGTTTCTGGCCATCCTGCCCGCCGCTTCCCGGGAAGACTGCCGCGCGGTGGGTGAACGCCTGCGCCGCTTGGTACAGGAGAGTGCGGTGCGCGACGGGGAGCAGGAAATACGCATTACGGTGAGCGCCGGGGTGGCAGCCACCCCGGAACTAACCGTGGACAGCCCCAACGACCTGGTGAGTCAGGCCGACCAAGCGTTGTATGAAGCCAAGGACATGGGCCGCAACCAAGTCAGGATCGCCTAA
- a CDS encoding DUF1330 domain-containing protein: MAEEKIYMLNALWFKPGDGARKYREYLKAAAPFLREAGGRMHSALYAPQSALIGEFDADLVFFVEYPSRAAFKQMAQDPGYLAQALPLREAAIRKSLLIECSAKAAGA; this comes from the coding sequence ATGGCCGAGGAAAAGATCTACATGCTCAATGCCCTGTGGTTCAAGCCCGGGGATGGAGCCCGCAAATACCGGGAATACCTGAAGGCCGCCGCGCCCTTTTTACGGGAGGCGGGCGGCAGGATGCACAGCGCCCTCTATGCCCCGCAATCGGCCCTCATTGGCGAGTTCGACGCGGACCTGGTCTTTTTCGTAGAATACCCCAGCCGGGCGGCCTTTAAGCAAATGGCCCAAGACCCTGGCTACCTGGCTCAGGCCCTGCCCCTGCGCGAGGCGGCCATCCGCAAGTCCTTGCTGATCGAATGCTCCGCCAAAGCTGCGGGCGCCTAG
- a CDS encoding site-specific integrase — protein sequence MPKVKLTKRLLDGVKAEGSDLVFWDTEQVGLGVRVKPSSVKSFCIQYYNAQGRSRRVTLGKYGRMTLDQARKTAREKLSEVDRGNDPAEERIAARGAPTVAQLASRYMAEHSEVKKKSESIRKDRYLVDHYILPALGRYNVDEVSREQIAKLHHSLREKSYQANRVLEVVRKMFNLAEAWGLRPDGTNPARHIQKYKEEKRQRYLSEDEWARLGKALAEVEQENSELPAVITAVRLLIFTGCRLSEVLNLRWDDVDWERGCLNLRDSKTGQRFVPLGQVALDLLESTPRQAGNQFVCPGARPMRPLVNLQRPWRRIRERAGLDDVRLHDLRHSFASVGAGVGMSYPTIGKLLGHTQAQTTMRYSHLPADPLKQAANQIGERIAGAMARKPEKKVLPLTKRQRRSKVK from the coding sequence ATGCCAAAGGTGAAATTAACCAAGAGACTGCTTGATGGCGTCAAGGCCGAAGGATCAGACCTGGTTTTTTGGGACACAGAACAGGTGGGTCTGGGGGTGAGGGTAAAACCCTCTAGCGTAAAATCGTTTTGCATCCAGTATTACAACGCTCAGGGCCGGAGCCGGCGTGTCACCCTGGGGAAATACGGTCGTATGACGCTTGATCAGGCCCGTAAGACCGCCCGAGAGAAGCTATCGGAGGTTGACCGGGGCAACGACCCCGCCGAGGAGCGTATTGCGGCCAGGGGCGCTCCTACGGTCGCACAACTGGCTTCTCGTTACATGGCCGAGCATAGCGAGGTCAAAAAAAAGTCGGAGAGTATACGTAAAGATCGTTACCTCGTTGATCACTACATCCTGCCCGCCCTGGGTCGCTACAACGTCGATGAGGTTTCCCGCGAGCAGATAGCGAAACTGCACCACAGCCTGCGAGAAAAGTCATACCAGGCCAACCGAGTCCTCGAGGTAGTGCGCAAGATGTTCAACTTGGCCGAGGCTTGGGGACTCCGGCCTGATGGCACCAACCCCGCCAGGCATATCCAGAAGTACAAGGAGGAAAAGCGGCAGCGCTATTTGTCCGAGGACGAATGGGCCCGGCTGGGAAAAGCCTTGGCTGAGGTTGAACAAGAGAACTCGGAACTGCCCGCCGTGATCACCGCCGTGCGACTGTTGATTTTTACCGGCTGCCGGCTCTCTGAGGTCCTGAACCTTAGATGGGACGACGTTGATTGGGAGCGCGGGTGCCTTAACCTGAGGGACAGCAAAACCGGACAACGATTTGTTCCGTTGGGGCAAGTCGCCCTGGACCTACTTGAAAGCACCCCACGCCAGGCCGGCAATCAATTTGTCTGCCCAGGCGCCCGGCCCATGAGGCCGCTGGTCAACCTACAGCGCCCCTGGCGGCGGATACGGGAGAGGGCAGGGCTGGATGATGTGCGGCTGCACGATCTGCGACACTCGTTCGCCAGCGTCGGGGCCGGGGTTGGCATGAGCTATCCCACCATAGGAAAGCTGCTGGGGCACACCCAGGCCCAGACGACCATGCGTTATAGCCACCTGCCCGCTGATCCCCTTAAGCAGGCCGCAAATCAGATCGGAGAGAGAATTGCCGGGGCCATGGCCCGGAAGCCAGAAAAGAAGGTGTTGCCCCTTACCAAGCGTCAAAGACGATCAAAAGTTAAATGA
- the istA gene encoding IS21 family transposase, producing MDQWARIRLELRDGQASKRELMRREGIHWDTLQKIQNFPEPPGYRLSTPRAKPKLGPYLELIARIIKEDKKVPKKQRHTATRIYHRIKEAGYQGKYTQVKEAVRAIKRVSQEVYMPLVHRPGEAQVDFGYALAKVSGELRKIALFIMALPYSDAFFVAAFDKECSESYWEGHARAFEFFGGVPHRISYDNSKVLVSKIIGPHERKLTDGFLKLQSHYLFREHFCRVRRPNEKGVVEGVVKYARQNFLVPVPQVKDLAELNAMLLRQCRDDMKRRLRGKGGSKAEVLQEDQTAFVPLPPSRFDACRKQPTRANSLSLVRFDDNDYSVPVACAHHEIVAKGYVDRVVLCHHDVVVARHSRSWGKEGVFFDYRHYLPLLERKPGSLDHARPLADLDLSECFEVLRRRLVAGEDMPGQGTRKYIKVLRLLEDHSMARLKRAVEQALYAGAYAPEAIVHLLEPPSSGPAATFLLDGREHLGRVSVAGPDITVYDSLLAQGGALS from the coding sequence ATGGATCAATGGGCCCGGATCAGACTTGAGTTGCGCGATGGCCAGGCGAGCAAGCGCGAGTTAATGCGTAGAGAGGGCATCCATTGGGATACCCTGCAAAAGATTCAGAATTTTCCCGAGCCTCCCGGATACCGGCTCAGCACCCCCCGAGCCAAGCCCAAGCTTGGCCCCTACCTTGAGTTGATCGCCCGGATCATAAAAGAGGACAAAAAGGTTCCCAAGAAGCAAAGGCACACGGCCACGCGCATATATCACCGCATCAAGGAGGCGGGTTATCAGGGCAAGTACACCCAGGTAAAGGAGGCGGTGCGCGCAATCAAGCGCGTGAGCCAGGAGGTGTACATGCCCCTGGTCCATCGTCCCGGCGAGGCGCAGGTGGACTTTGGCTATGCCCTGGCCAAGGTTTCCGGGGAGCTTCGCAAGATAGCGCTTTTTATCATGGCCTTGCCGTACTCCGATGCCTTTTTCGTGGCGGCCTTCGACAAGGAGTGCAGCGAGAGCTACTGGGAAGGGCATGCCAGGGCGTTCGAGTTTTTCGGTGGGGTGCCCCACCGGATCAGTTACGACAATAGCAAGGTCCTGGTTTCCAAGATCATAGGGCCTCATGAGCGCAAGCTGACCGATGGTTTTCTCAAGCTGCAGAGCCATTACCTTTTTCGGGAGCATTTTTGTCGGGTGCGGCGTCCAAACGAGAAGGGCGTGGTGGAAGGGGTGGTCAAGTACGCCCGGCAGAATTTTTTGGTGCCAGTGCCCCAGGTGAAGGACCTGGCCGAGCTCAATGCCATGCTTTTAAGGCAGTGCCGCGACGACATGAAGCGCCGTTTGCGTGGCAAGGGCGGTAGCAAGGCCGAGGTTTTGCAGGAAGACCAGACAGCCTTTGTCCCCCTGCCTCCCTCCCGCTTCGATGCCTGCCGCAAACAGCCTACCCGGGCCAATTCATTGTCCCTGGTCCGCTTCGACGACAATGACTACTCGGTGCCGGTGGCTTGTGCCCACCATGAAATTGTGGCCAAGGGCTATGTGGATCGGGTGGTGCTCTGCCACCATGACGTGGTGGTGGCCCGCCACTCCCGATCCTGGGGCAAGGAAGGGGTGTTTTTCGACTACCGGCATTATCTGCCCTTGCTGGAGCGCAAGCCTGGCTCCCTGGACCACGCCCGCCCCCTGGCTGACCTAGATCTGTCTGAGTGCTTTGAGGTCTTGAGGCGGCGGCTGGTGGCCGGGGAAGACATGCCTGGCCAGGGCACCCGTAAATACATAAAGGTCCTACGTTTGCTGGAGGACCACTCCATGGCCAGACTGAAGCGGGCGGTGGAGCAGGCATTGTACGCGGGAGCCTATGCCCCGGAGGCCATTGTCCACCTGCTGGAGCCGCCATCATCAGGGCCCGCGGCCACCTTCCTGCTGGACGGTCGTGAGCACCTGGGCCGAGTGAGCGTGGCCGGGCCCGATATCACAGTCTATGACTCCCTCCTCGCGCAGGGAGGGGCGCTGTCATGA
- the istB gene encoding IS21-like element helper ATPase IstB, which yields MKDQDKPTVLLEYHLKKLKLPTILREYAAMAKVCSQDRSDYMTYLLRLTERELLDREKRAAERRIKQAAFPVIKTMDTFDFKAQPSINQQLVRELMRGEYIAKKENVLLIGNSGTGKTQLASAMAFAACAQGSKVKFYSATALVTELMECREERRLQRLQKQLQRLHLLVIDELGYVPFSKIGAQMLFEVVGRAYEQQSLMITTNLPFQQWTEVFGSERLTGALLDRLTHRCHIIEANGESYRLRQAKRRSQAKPKTN from the coding sequence ATGAAGGACCAGGACAAACCCACCGTGCTCTTGGAGTACCACCTCAAAAAGCTGAAGCTGCCCACCATTCTCCGGGAATACGCGGCCATGGCCAAGGTCTGCAGCCAAGACCGCTCCGATTACATGACCTACCTGCTGCGCCTGACCGAGCGGGAGCTTCTGGACCGCGAGAAGCGGGCAGCCGAAAGGCGCATCAAGCAAGCCGCCTTTCCGGTGATCAAGACCATGGACACCTTTGATTTCAAGGCACAGCCCTCCATCAATCAGCAGCTGGTCAGGGAGCTGATGAGGGGCGAGTACATCGCCAAAAAGGAAAACGTGCTCCTGATCGGAAACTCCGGCACCGGCAAGACCCAGCTGGCCAGCGCCATGGCCTTTGCGGCCTGCGCCCAGGGAAGCAAGGTGAAATTCTACAGCGCCACCGCCCTGGTCACAGAGCTCATGGAATGCCGCGAGGAAAGACGTCTGCAACGCCTGCAGAAACAGCTCCAGCGCCTACACCTGCTGGTCATCGATGAACTGGGCTATGTGCCCTTCTCCAAGATAGGCGCTCAAATGCTATTCGAGGTGGTGGGTAGGGCATATGAACAACAAAGCCTCATGATCACCACCAATCTCCCTTTCCAGCAATGGACGGAGGTCTTCGGCTCCGAAAGACTCACCGGTGCACTGCTGGACAGACTGACCCATAGGTGCCACATCATCGAGGCCAATGGAGAAAGCTACCGGCTCCGCCAAGCCAAAAGACGATCCCAGGCAAAGCCCAAAACCAACTAA
- a CDS encoding epoxyqueuosine reductase: MVSADELRNMARELGFVDIGFTTAEPFSHQSEVLAERRAEYAWTKALGLDLEAGVDPARVLPGAKSIIVLLELYFSRAYPASLERHFGRCYLDDDRVTKDGLSRRIKAFRSFLRERGVATEFPWNLSHRLAAARAGMGDFGKNCLFYSNRAGRRGSWVLPIALVCDAELPPGQPSMGVGCPDWCKNSCLSACPTGALKGPRKLDPRRCISYLSYYGEGLTPRELREPMGLWVYGCDHCQNVCPRNAPWLAAELPVNPKAAAKAEDFQLPKLLHMDLEYFKRRIWPHMFYMSEKDLWRWKMNVARVMGNTRDEAYVADLVQALGKNQDERVRAMCAWALGRIGGDAAARALREAAGTARGLLQEEVDRALEDLS; this comes from the coding sequence ATGGTTAGCGCGGACGAGCTAAGGAATATGGCGAGGGAATTGGGCTTCGTTGACATCGGCTTCACCACTGCCGAGCCCTTCAGCCACCAGAGCGAGGTGCTGGCCGAGCGCCGGGCCGAGTACGCCTGGACCAAGGCTCTGGGCCTGGACCTGGAGGCCGGGGTGGACCCGGCCCGGGTGTTGCCCGGGGCCAAATCCATCATCGTGCTCCTGGAGCTGTACTTTAGCCGGGCCTACCCCGCCTCCCTGGAGAGGCACTTCGGCCGTTGCTACCTGGATGACGACCGGGTGACCAAGGACGGCCTGAGCCGGCGCATCAAGGCCTTCCGCTCGTTCCTGCGGGAGCGGGGGGTGGCCACCGAGTTTCCTTGGAACCTGTCCCACCGTCTGGCCGCGGCCCGGGCCGGCATGGGGGACTTCGGCAAGAACTGCTTGTTCTATTCCAACCGGGCGGGACGGCGCGGCTCCTGGGTGTTGCCCATCGCTTTGGTCTGCGACGCCGAGCTGCCCCCCGGCCAACCCAGCATGGGGGTGGGCTGCCCCGACTGGTGCAAAAACTCCTGCCTGAGCGCCTGCCCCACCGGGGCCCTCAAAGGGCCGCGCAAGCTGGACCCCCGGCGCTGCATCTCCTATCTGTCTTACTACGGCGAGGGCCTGACCCCCAGGGAGCTCAGGGAGCCCATGGGCCTGTGGGTCTACGGCTGCGACCACTGCCAGAACGTCTGCCCCCGCAACGCCCCCTGGCTGGCCGCCGAGCTGCCGGTTAACCCCAAGGCGGCGGCCAAGGCCGAGGACTTCCAGTTGCCCAAGCTCTTGCACATGGACCTGGAATACTTTAAACGGCGCATCTGGCCCCACATGTTCTACATGAGCGAAAAGGACCTGTGGCGCTGGAAGATGAACGTGGCCCGGGTCATGGGCAACACTCGCGATGAGGCCTACGTGGCGGACCTGGTCCAGGCCCTGGGGAAAAACCAGGACGAGCGGGTGCGGGCCATGTGCGCCTGGGCCCTGGGGCGCATCGGCGGAGACGCGGCGGCGCGGGCCCTGCGAGAGGCCGCCGGGACGGCCCGGGGGCTGCTGCAAGAAGAGGTAGACCGGGCCCTGGAGGATCTTAGCTAG